In the genome of bacterium SCSIO 12827, the window TCATACAGCCAGTTCTTGGCATAGGCGATCAGCACCGAGAGTTCCGGGCGGGTCAGGCCCTTGTGCTGGGCGGCGCGCTCGGACAGTTGCTCGTCATCGGGCAGGAATTCGACAGCGCGCTCCAACAGGCCGCGCTTTTCCAGAAGCCGCATGAGCCGGATCTGATTGTCGAGGGTGTGGGCCCCCTTGGCCTGGATCGAGGAGATCGCCTGGGTCTGGTTGTAGTTGTGCTTGAGCACCAGTTCGCCGACCTCGTCGGTCATGCGGGCCAAAAGCTTGTTGCGCTGGGCTTCGGTCAGCCCGCCCTTGGCGACGACGGCGCCGAGCAGGACCTTGATGTTGACCTCGTGGTCCGAACAGTCGACGCCGGCGGAATTGTCGATGGAATCCGTGTTCAGCCGGCCGCCCTTCATGGCGTATTCGATGCGGCCCTTTTGCGTGCAACCCAGGTTCGCACCCTCGCCGACGACTTGGGCCTGAACCTCCGTGCCGTTGATGCGGATGGCGTCGTTGGCGCGGTCGCCCACGTCGGCGCTGGATTCCGCCTGACCCTTGATGTAGGTGCCGATGCCGCCGAACCACAGCAGATCGACCGGCGCGCGCAGCATGGCCTGGATCAGTTCGTTGGGCGAAACGGTGTCCTTGGTCAGGCCGAAACACGCGCGCGCTTCCGGCGACAGCTTGATGGCCTTGGCGCTGCGTTCATAAATGCCGCCGCCCTTGGACATTTTCTTGGTGTCGTAATCGGACCAGCTTGAGCGCCCCAGGTTGAACAGACGCACCCGTTCGGCATGGGTCTTGGCCGGGTCCGGATCGGGGTCGACGAAGATGTGCATGTGGTTGAACGCACCCTGCAGCTTGATGTGCTTGGACAGCATCATGCCGTTACCGAACACGTCGCCCGACATGTCGCCGACGCCGACCACGGTGAAGTCTTCGTTCTGGATGTCCGTGCCGATTTCGCGGAAGTGGCGCTTGACCGATTCCCAAGCCCCCTTGGCGGTGCTGCCCATACCTTTGTGGTCGTAGCCGACCGAGCCGCCGGAGGCGAAGGCATCGCCCAACCAATGGCCGTAATCCATCGACACACCGTTGGCGATGTCGGAAAACGTCGCCGTGCCCTTGTCCGCCGCGACCACCAGATAGGGATCGTCGTCGTCCCAGCGATAGACGCTTTTCGGCGGCACCACGCGCGTCCCCTTCAGGTTGTCGGTGACGTCCAGCAACCCGCGGATCAGCGTCTTGTAGCATTCGATGCCTTCGGCCATGAAGGCGTCGCGCCCGCCGTCCGTGGGCGGGCGCTTGACCACGAAACCACCCTTGGAGCCGACCGGCACGATAACCGCGTTCTTGACCTGCTGCGCCTTGACCAATCCCAGGATTTCCGTGCGGAAATCTTCCGGCCGGTCGGACCAGCGCAGACCGCCGCGGGCGACGAAGCCGAACCGCAGGTGCACACCCTCGACCCGCGGGCTGTAGACGAAAATCTCGCGCAGCGGCCGGGGCTTGGGCAGGTCGTCGATCAAGCGCGAATTGAACTTGAACGAGACATAGGGCTTGTAGCCGCCGTCGGCGGCGGGTTGGAAGAAGTTGGTGCGCAGGGTGGCATCGACCAAATTGATGAAGCGGGTCAGGATGCGGTCTTCGTCGGCGCTGGTCACGGCCTCGAGCGCGTCGCGCATCTTGCCGTGCAGGGCGGCCGCCTGCTTGTCCCGTTCCGCCGCCGACTGCTTCGTGACCGCCATGCGCACCATGAACAGCTGCACGATCATGTTGGCCAGGCCCAGGTGCTTGGCCAGGGTCTGTTCCATATAGGTCTGGGAATAGGGGATGCCCATCTGGCGCAGGCAGCGGCAATAGGCGCGCAGGATCAGGACCTCGCGCCAGTCCAGGCCGCCGCGGGCAACCAGGGCGTTGAAGCCGTCGCTTTCGATCTCGCCGCGCCACACGCGGGCGAAAGCGTCTTCGAATTTGTCCTTGATGGCCGGGATGTCGACGTCGCCGTTGTCGCGGGTTTCCAGGCCGAAGTCATGGATCATCAGGGTCTTCACGCCGCCGCCGTTGCCGTCGTCGCAGGAAACCTCGTGCGGGTTCTCATCGATGACCCGGAACCCCATGTGTTCGAACACGGGCAGGGCGTCCGACAGGGGCACTGCCGTGTCCGGATGATAAACCTTGAAGCGCACCTGATTGCCGGGCGCCCCTTCGGGCCGGTACAGGTGCAGGCCGATCCGCTCGGCGGTCAGCGATTCCTCGATCACCTCGATATCGGTGACCGCGTCCTCGGCGCTGTATTGGGCCGTATAGCCCGGGCCGAAGGCATTCTGGAAACGGCGGGTCAGGCGCAGGCCTTCCGTTTCACCGGCGGCCTTGGTGAGCGCCTCCGCCAGGTCATCGGCCCAGGTCCGGGCGGCCCGTGTCAGCTTGTTTTCCAGGCCCTTGGCGTAATAGGCCGGAAGCTTGCCCGGTTCCGTCGCGATGATCAGATAGACCCGCGCCAGCGGCGCGTCGCCCAAGGTGGTCGAGAAGTTGGAGACCCGGCCGTTCAGCGCCTCGCACAGGATGTCCTGCATGCGTTCGCGCATGTTCATGGTGTAGCGGTCGCGCGGCACGTAGATCATGCAAGATACGAAGCGCCCGAAATTATCCTGGCGCATGAACAGGGCCACGCGCTGACGGTCCTGCAGATGCAGGATGCCCATGGCCGTTTCCAATAGCTGTTCCTCGGAAATCTGGAACAGCTCATCCCGTGGATAGGTCTCCAGGATGTTGGTCATGGCCTTGCCGTCGTGGCTGCCGGGCTGCAGGCCGGCACGGTCCAGCACCTGCTGCAGGCGGCGGCGCAGCAGCGGGATGTCGCGCGGGCTGCGGTTGTAGGCGGCGGAGGTGAACAGGCCGACAAAGATGCGCAGCCCCGTGACCTTGCCGTCCTTGTCGAAGCTCTTGATGCCGATGGCGTCCATATGCACGGGCCGGTGCACGGTGGACCGCTGGTTCGATTTGGTAACGACGATCAGGCCCGGGTCGGAGATGAAGGCGCGCACTTCGGGCGGAATCTTGGAACTGTCCGCCGCATAGGTCAGCACCGACATATCGAGGTCGCGCCGGATGCCGAGCGCCGATTTCTTATCAACGGCGACCGAGGTCTTGGGGCCAGAACCGGAAATCTTGTAATCGCGGGAGCCCAGGAAGGTGAAGTTGTTATCGTGGATCCAGCGCAGGAACTCGCGCACCTCGTTGGCTTCCTCAAGCGGCGCCGGGCCCGAGGTATGGCGGAAATCGTCGATGATCCGCGCCATGCGTTCGCGCATGGGCCGCCAGTCCTGAACCGACAGGCGCACGTCGTCGAGAACCTTGAGCACGGATTTTTCGATGTCGCGCTGGCCGTCGGGCGTTTCCTCGTCGACCTCGATATGCATCCAGGATTCCAGGCGCGCGCCGTCCTCGGGCTCGCCGGGATCGAGGATCCGCTGCAGGCGGCCCAAGGCGTCGCGCTTGACCTTGAGGATCGGATGCACCACCAGATGCACGGTCAGGCCGCGGCGGTTCATTTCCGACGACACAGAATCGACCAGGAACGGCATGTCCTCGGTAACGATGTCGACGACCGTGCGGTTGGCGGTCCAGCCGTCCTTCTTGGCATCGGGCTTGTAGGCGCGGACAGAGGGCTTGCCCTGCTTGTGTTGGGCCGCGGTCTTCCAATGGCTTTTGGCGATCCCCGCCAGGGTTTCCGCGTCGCGGGCGTGGATGTCCATGGGCGGCATATGGGCGAAATACTGGTCGGCGTAATGGACCAGGGTCGTCGCCTTGGCACCCTTGGCGCTGCCCCGCATCAGCTTCGACACCTGCTTCAGCAGCGCATCGGTTTTCAAATCCCGTTTGATTGGCATAGACCCCTCCCAGAAAGCGCGGCCCCCGATTTTTTTGAGGGGGCGGCGCGGTGACCTGCCGTGGTCGCCGACCCGCCCGCAGCCGCATGTCCGCCGGGTAAATTGGATCAGCCGATAACAGCCTATAAACAAAGGTTTGTTATGAAAAGCTAAAGTTTCATGGCCGGTTTGGCGGGCATGGGCCGCCACTTGGCCTTTTCGGGTGGCGGAAAATCGCCCATAAGGTCGCTCAGGCCCATGGCGTCCGCGCCACGGCCGACGGACCGGGGGGGGCCAATGACAGCCGCAACACAAACCAGGGCCCTATGGGCGATGCTTGTCATACTGGCCGCCGTGAAGGCGGGCTTCCTCGCCGTCCTGGGCCCGGTTTTTCTGCCAGACAGTGACGACTACGTGCTGTTCGCCAACGCCGTCCTGACCGGGGGTGATTGGCTCCGGTCGCTTGACCTGCATGCCGAGCTGTTTCCCCTGACGGCATTTCGGGTCATCGGGTATCCGGCCTTGATCGCCCTGTTCAAGGTGCTGTTCGGCGGCGCCTGGGATTGGTTTTTGATCGCTCTGCAGATGATCCTGTCGCTCGGCGCGACGGCCATGATCTGGCGCCTGACGCTGCGCCTGACGGGACGCATATGGCCCGCCGCCGTGGCTGCGGCAGCCCAGGGCCTGGGCCTCGCCTTTGTTCTCGACCAATGCGTTCTGACCGACAGCCTGCACGCGGCCTTGCTGACCTTCCTGGCCGCGCATATGGCGCTCGGCCTGCTCGACAGGCGGGCGCCGGGCATGGTTGAGGCATTGGGTCTCGGCCTGATTCTGCTCGCCGCCTTCCTGCTGCGCGAGGCGGGGGCGGTCATGCATCTGGCGCTTTGGCCGCTGATCCTGACCTGGGCCCTGAAGACGGGCGGCGGCCTGCGCCGCACGGTCACCGTGTTCGTCCTCTTTCTGTTGCCGCTTATGCTCGGCATCCAGGCCTACAAGTCATGGAACCAGATGCGCAGCGGCGAACGCTTCGTCACCACCGTCGCGCAGACGGCGATGTACCATCCGGTGCTCGACCTGGCCCGGCGCGGCCAGCCGGTGTTCGCCGAAGACCCCTTGCTGGCCGACGGCCTCGGTCTGCTGCCGCTTCATCCGATTCCCGGAGTCACCTTCACGGCCATCAACCGCCACCTGAAGACGGCACACGGCATGAGCGCCCTGGCCGTCGCACGCCACGCCGAAACCCTGTTCTACGACCATTGGCGGCGCTATCCCCTGGAGCGCGCGTCCATCTACCTGGGACGCATGGACCCTCGTTACGCCTACCTTGCGTTCATGCCGCTGAGCGGACCGGAACGGCTCAGCCTATGGGCGGGCGGAACCACTCCCTTTCCCGGACCGGGTGAAATCCGGCGCAACCTGCTTGAGCACGGCCGCATTGATCAAGCCCTGCTGCTTGCCGCCAGGACCCTGGCACGTCTGATTTCCACCGTGCTGACGGCCGCCTTCCTGATCGGTGTTCCGATCATGGTGATTCGATCTCTTGCCCGTGGTGCCTGGCGGCCATCGGCCCTGGAGACGCGCCCACTGGCGTTCGCGGCCCTTTGGCTGTTCGCATTGGCCTGGCCCGCGGTTTATGCCCTGGTCTATCTCGAAGACCGCTATCTCGCCGTTATGACGCCCTTCGTCGCGGTGATCGGTCTGGCCTTCGTCGCCCCCTGGGCCGAGCGCGCCGTAACATGGCTGCGCACGCGGATATCCCCCCGTACAGGGTAGGTCCCCGACGGCATTGGCCGATATTGTCTTCGGTGGGATGGGAAGAGAAATTGGAGCGGGCGATGAGATTCGAACTCACGACTTCAACCTTGGCAAGGTTGCGCTCTACCCCTGAGCTACGCCCGCGTCGCTATAAGCGAGGGAGGGATATATACGGGAAGGCAGGGCGAATGCAAGGCCCTAAAATAAACTAATGTCCGTTCGGGCCGCCCCTTGGTACTCCCTGGCCGCAGCCGTCCGGCATCGGAAACCACATCAGGCCGCCTAATCCGCCCGCAAGCCTTGCAGCGGGCGGGACAAACAGCCATCTTTGGGACAGATTGCGGTCCCTGCAGGCGGCCGGACACCCTTAACAGAAACACGACGGAACTTCGGCATGGCTTTCATTCTCAATCCCGACGGCACGACCACCCCCAAACCCGACGGCCCGGCCCCCACCGGCGGCGCCACGCCGCCCGCGGGCGCGGACGGGGCATTGATCAAGGATTCGGACATCCGCACCTTCGTGCAGGATGTGATCGAGGCCTCCAAAGACGTGCCCGTCCTGGTCGATTTCTGGGCCTCCTGGTGCGGGCCCTGCAAACAGCTGACCCCTGTGTTGGAAAAATTGGTCCTGCAGGCCGGCGGCCTGATCAAGCTGGTCAAGGTCAACGCCGACGAAAACCAGGATTTGTGCCAGCAGCTGCGCGTGCAGTCCCTGCCCACGGTCTATGCCTTCAAGAACGGCCAGCCGGTTGACGCCTTCATGGGGGCGCTGCCGGAAAGCCAGGTCAAGGCCTTCATCGAAAAGCTGACGGACGGCGCCAAGGCGCCGCTCGACCAGGCATTGGAACAGGGGCAGGCGGCACTCGCCGCCGGCGAGAACGATCTGGCGCTTGAGATCTTCAAGGAAATCCAGGCCCAGGACCCGGCCAACGAGGCCGCCATTTCCGGCATCCTGCGCGCCCAGGTCGCCCTCGGCATGCTGGCCGAGGCAGAGGAAATCCTGACGTCCCTGCCGGCCAATCTGCGCGTAAAGGCCGATATCGAGGCCGCCGCCTCGGCCCTGGAACTGGCCAAGGAGATCGGCCAGACCGGCGACCCGGCGGAACTGCGCGCCCGGCTTGACGCCAATCCCAAGGATAACCAGGCGCGCTTCGACCTGGCGTTGGCGCTGTTCGCGCGCAGCGAC includes:
- a CDS encoding NAD-glutamate dehydrogenase encodes the protein MPIKRDLKTDALLKQVSKLMRGSAKGAKATTLVHYADQYFAHMPPMDIHARDAETLAGIAKSHWKTAAQHKQGKPSVRAYKPDAKKDGWTANRTVVDIVTEDMPFLVDSVSSEMNRRGLTVHLVVHPILKVKRDALGRLQRILDPGEPEDGARLESWMHIEVDEETPDGQRDIEKSVLKVLDDVRLSVQDWRPMRERMARIIDDFRHTSGPAPLEEANEVREFLRWIHDNNFTFLGSRDYKISGSGPKTSVAVDKKSALGIRRDLDMSVLTYAADSSKIPPEVRAFISDPGLIVVTKSNQRSTVHRPVHMDAIGIKSFDKDGKVTGLRIFVGLFTSAAYNRSPRDIPLLRRRLQQVLDRAGLQPGSHDGKAMTNILETYPRDELFQISEEQLLETAMGILHLQDRQRVALFMRQDNFGRFVSCMIYVPRDRYTMNMRERMQDILCEALNGRVSNFSTTLGDAPLARVYLIIATEPGKLPAYYAKGLENKLTRAARTWADDLAEALTKAAGETEGLRLTRRFQNAFGPGYTAQYSAEDAVTDIEVIEESLTAERIGLHLYRPEGAPGNQVRFKVYHPDTAVPLSDALPVFEHMGFRVIDENPHEVSCDDGNGGGVKTLMIHDFGLETRDNGDVDIPAIKDKFEDAFARVWRGEIESDGFNALVARGGLDWREVLILRAYCRCLRQMGIPYSQTYMEQTLAKHLGLANMIVQLFMVRMAVTKQSAAERDKQAAALHGKMRDALEAVTSADEDRILTRFINLVDATLRTNFFQPAADGGYKPYVSFKFNSRLIDDLPKPRPLREIFVYSPRVEGVHLRFGFVARGGLRWSDRPEDFRTEILGLVKAQQVKNAVIVPVGSKGGFVVKRPPTDGGRDAFMAEGIECYKTLIRGLLDVTDNLKGTRVVPPKSVYRWDDDDPYLVVAADKGTATFSDIANGVSMDYGHWLGDAFASGGSVGYDHKGMGSTAKGAWESVKRHFREIGTDIQNEDFTVVGVGDMSGDVFGNGMMLSKHIKLQGAFNHMHIFVDPDPDPAKTHAERVRLFNLGRSSWSDYDTKKMSKGGGIYERSAKAIKLSPEARACFGLTKDTVSPNELIQAMLRAPVDLLWFGGIGTYIKGQAESSADVGDRANDAIRINGTEVQAQVVGEGANLGCTQKGRIEYAMKGGRLNTDSIDNSAGVDCSDHEVNIKVLLGAVVAKGGLTEAQRNKLLARMTDEVGELVLKHNYNQTQAISSIQAKGAHTLDNQIRLMRLLEKRGLLERAVEFLPDDEQLSERAAQHKGLTRPELSVLIAYAKNWLYDELLKSDLPDDPFLLDEIVQYFPSDLRQKYLPEMKTHRLKREIIATRVTNSMVNRVGDTFVTEFMEKTGRQPAEIARAYTIAREVLRTRLIWAEIEALDNKVPTRAQTSMLADLNRLLEWVTLWFLRNGKKGLDIGAHVAEFGAGMAELADHISAVVPKHYIDDMKNRAKPYLDDGVPTALAHKVAHLVNLYSAPDIVGLANRRKMDVREVAKVYFALGTRFRLGRLRAAASNLESEDHWQQLAVAALVEEVYAHQLALASNALDHLGKAGKDTDKAIAAWVVRNQAAVDQTEVLLNELWTTEVNDLSMVAVASRQLRALADAQA
- the trxA gene encoding thioredoxin; translation: MAFILNPDGTTTPKPDGPAPTGGATPPAGADGALIKDSDIRTFVQDVIEASKDVPVLVDFWASWCGPCKQLTPVLEKLVLQAGGLIKLVKVNADENQDLCQQLRVQSLPTVYAFKNGQPVDAFMGALPESQVKAFIEKLTDGAKAPLDQALEQGQAALAAGENDLALEIFKEIQAQDPANEAAISGILRAQVALGMLAEAEEILTSLPANLRVKADIEAAASALELAKEIGQTGDPAELRARLDANPKDNQARFDLALALFARSDAEGAIDELLELVRRDRAWNDEAARKQLVKVFDTLGGAHELTVAGRRRLSSVLFS